In one Aricia agestis chromosome 21, ilAriAges1.1, whole genome shotgun sequence genomic region, the following are encoded:
- the LOC121737795 gene encoding nucleolar protein 14 homolog — translation MAKVKNKRNANLADKVHKKRKADANKKKLNPFEVHINREKLKVLGKKSKHDRGLPGVSRAKAIQKRKETLGTEMKLMHKTNAFIDRRVGEKGDLSAEDKMLARFASERAKHHSKKSIYNLADDEILTHRGQTLEQIEKFDDPRSSDDEDEEKKFGGLDNEFVGEGHFGGGFLSKSDTKDGAKSHKDLIEQLIAESKKRKAEKQKEKEETLDLTEKLDSEWKDLQPVVFKRARVEEESIIDKLLKKADAEKGADYDKMMRELKFEKRGTPSDGLKSQEKSEAEERKKLEELERQRQQRMFSEEEISAPKSNQATMKHRSADDLDDGFALDDEKEFMLAYDNEGKPLVPEHILKDYSVPPSMKKFNDGVSDTSDDDDEEEEGSDESGDDENDEDAKENDDDEDNKQDDDKDEKDKVGNDKKKSKNDDSIFEFSSDDESDANEEIKPNKKEKVSESQNKKEKRKTEEKPTEESDEDSESDDSETNNENVKNKETVTSSKNEEQSSSEEEDDDDDENVKESVEQVKNKQDIEMNNSKLSIEKVQNGFQNNSDLDSEESSDESGDDEDDDDNVKNRCDEVNRLQNGDKIKSGSEAESEDDNIGSFFNLKGADFNFNELLADKSPAQQSTAIEKLIKKYDPSLAENNKDILSKIYAHLLQYVNDIFSNLTDEGEIIKSFLIFNKIVPHMYDLAQKNKVSSKKFMVELLKEKHDRYRRNPRRVPNLDTLIFFKLVSLLYPTSDFRHPVTTPSLIFMTEILRLSKFRDAYSISRGLFVVSLVLEYTVLSKRYVPSAVNFLRGIFYLCANTSILNPVQVVPPFRLHKDLKILKLECDCTKLEVEPKMAAKDLISELDDKFKIRCFSTSVLMIKEFFNNYNDMEPLEAIFEPHLQLLSRVDLDLYPKWISKMVVGVINHMKETLEVKTYTLMTAEKVRPKALRLYDPEIQEVFTGKKHTKLTKEKAEQMRLEGKYKKEMKGALREIRRDKSFIASVKIKQKIQSDNVRKEKVKQIYKDASVQQGELNKLKRMK, via the exons AGCGGAtgccaacaaaaaaaaactaaacccTTTCGAGGTTCATATAAATCGCGAAAAACTTAAAGTTTTGGGCAAAAAATCTAAACATGACAGAGGATTACCCGGTGTGTCCAGAGCTAAAGCTATTCAGAAG AGAAAAGAAACCTTGGGCACAGAAATGAAACTTATGCACAAAACCAATGCATTCATTGATCGCCGAGTTGGTGAGAAAGGAGATCTGTCAGCTGAGGACAAAATGCTCGCTCGGTTTGCATCGGAGCGAGCTAAACATCACAGTAAAAAGAGTATTTATAACTTGGCAGATGATGAGATTTTAACTCACAG GGGGCAAACACTAGAGCAGATTGAGAAATTTGATGATCCCCGGTCTTCCGACGATGAGGATGAGGAGAAGAAATTTGGTGGATTAGACA ATGAATTTGTTGGCGAAGGTCACTTTGGTGGCGGATTTTTATCGAAATCAGACACAAAGGATGGTGCCAAATCCCACAAAGATCTCATAGAACAGCTGATAGCAGAGTCCAAGAAGAGAAAAGCAGAGAAACAAAAGGAGAAAGAGGAGACTTTGGATCTGACTGAGAAATTGGATAGCGAATGGAAAGACTTACAGCCAGTTGTGTTTAAACGAGCAAGAGTTGAGGAAGAGTCCATTATTGATAAGCTTTTGAAGAAGGCAGATGCTGAGAAAGGAGCAGACTACGATAAAATGATGAGGGAATTGAAATTTGAGAAGAGAGGAACG ccATCAGATGGACTCAAAAGCCAGGAGAAAAGTGAAGCAGAGGAGAGAAAGAAGTTAGAAGAGTTGGAGCGACAGAGGCAACAGAGAATGTTCTCTGAAGAGGAGATAAGTGCACCCAAATCAAACCAAGCAACTATGAAACATCG ttcCGCAGATGACTTAGATGATGGCTTTGCGCTTGATGATGAGAAAGAGTTCATGTTGGCCTACGACAATGAGGGCAAACCTCTCGTGCCGGAGCATATATTGAAGGATTACTCAG TTCCACCCTCAATGAAGAAGTTTAATGATGGTGTATCAGATACAtctgatgatgacgatgaagaGGAAGAAGGGAGTGACGAAAGTGGTGATGATGAAAATGACGAGGACGCTAAGGAAAACGATGATGACGAGGACAATAAACAAGATGATGACAAAGACGAAAAAGATAAGGTCGGAAATGATaaaaagaaaagcaaaaatGATGACAGTATTTTCGAGTTCAGCAGTGATGACGAATCTGATGCTAATGAGGAAATAAAACCAAATAAGAAGGAAAAAGTTAGTGAATCACAAAACAAGAAAGAAAAAAGGAAGACAGAAGAAAAGCCCACAGAAGAATCAGACGAAGACAGTGAATCAGATGATAGTGAAACAAAcaatgaaaatgtaaaaaataaagaaactgTAACAAGTAGTAAAAATGAAGAACAAAGTAGTTCAGAAgaagaagatgatgatgatgatgaaaatgtCAAAGAAAGTGTGGAACAAGTAAAGAATAAGCAAGATATAGAAatgaataatagtaaattaagtATAGAAAAAGTACAAAATGGATTTCAAAATAATTCAGATTTAGACAGCGAGGAATCAAGTGATGAATCAGGGGATGATGAAGATGATGACGATAATGTTAAAAATAGGTGTGATGAAGTTAATAGGTTACAAAatggtgataaaataaaaagtggATCGGAAGCGGAGAGTGAAGATGATAATATAGGATCCTTCTTCAATCTCAAAGGTGCAGACTTTAATTTcaat GAATTACTAGCAGATAAGTCACCAGCGCAACAGTCAACAGCAATCGagaaactgataaaaaaatacgatCCAAGCTTAGCTGAGAACAACAAAGATATATTAAGCAAAATATATGCACATTTACTACAATATGTGAATGACATCTTCAGTAATTTAACAGATGAGGgcgaaataataaaatcgttttTGATATTCAACAAAATAGTACCACACATGTACGATTTGGCGCAGAAAAACAAGGTGTCCTCTAAAAAGTTTATGGTGGAACTATTGAAAGAAAAGCACGACAGATACAGGCGGAATCCAAGAAGAGTACCCAATTTGGACACTTTAATATTCTTCAAGTTGGTATCACTGCTGTATCCTACCTCCGATTTCCGACATCCGGTGACGACGCCATCTTTGATTTTCATGACGGAAATTTTGAGGTTATCTAAATTTAGAGACGCTTATTCCATATCTCGGGGTTTATTCGTCGTATCACTAGTTTTGGAGTACACAGTATTGTCCAAAAGATACGTACCGTCAGCTGTGAATTTCCTGCGAGGAATTTTCTATTTATGTGCTAACACCTCCATTCTGAATCCAGTCCAAGTCGTCCCGCCATTCAGGCTGCATAAagatttgaaaattttgaaattggAATGCGACTGTACGAAATTGGAAGTCGAACCCAAGATGGCAGCCAAAGATTTGATTTCCGAATTGGacgataaatttaaaattagatgTTTTTCAACTTCTGTGTTGATGATTAAGGAGTTTTTCAATAATTACAACGATATGGAACCGTTGGAAGCGATATTTGAGCCACACTTACAGCTACTAAGTCGGGTAGATTTGGATTTGTATCCGAAATGGATATCAAAAATGGTGGTCGGTGTTATCAACCATATGAAGGAAACATTAGAAGTTAAAACATATACATTGATGACAGCAGAGAAAGTAAGACCGAAGGCGCTAAGGTTATACGATCCAGAAATACAGGAagt attcaCTGGCAAGAAGCACACAAAATTAACCAAGGAGAAGGCAGAACAGATGAGGTTAGAGGGCAAGTACAAGAAGGAGATGAAGGGAGCTCTGCGAGAGATCAGGAGAGACAAGTCGTTCATAGCATCCGTGAAGATTAAGCAGAAGAT